Proteins found in one Triticum aestivum cultivar Chinese Spring chromosome 4D, IWGSC CS RefSeq v2.1, whole genome shotgun sequence genomic segment:
- the LOC123098787 gene encoding probable cytokinin riboside 5'-monophosphate phosphoribohydrolase LOGL3 yields MRQASRFKRMCVFCGSSQGNKSSYHDAAIDLANQLVGGGIDLVYGGGSIGLMGLVSQAVYHGGRHVIGVIPKTLMTPEIVGEMVGEVRPVGDMHQRKAQMASLSDAFIALPGGYGTLEELLEVITWAQLGIHHKPVGLLNVEGYYDSLLTFIDQAVEEGFVSPAARRIIVSAPTAHQLMEKLEEYVPYYEMVASGLDWEADRLDF; encoded by the exons ATGAGGCAGGCGAGCAGGTTCAAGAGGATGTGCGTCTTCTGCGGCAGCAGCCAGGGCAACAAGAGCAGCTACCACGACGCCGCCATCGACCTCGCCAACCAGCTC GTGGGCGGGGGCATCGACCTGGTGTACGGTGGCGGCAGCATCGGGCTGATGGGGCTCGTCTCGCAGGCCGTCTACCACGGCGGCAGGCACGTCATCGG GGTCATTCCCAAGACTCTCATGACCCCCGAG ATCGTCGGGGAGATGGTGGGAGAGGTGAGGCCGGTGGGCGACATGCACCAGCGCAAGGCCCAGATGGCCAGCCTCTCCGACGCCTTCATAGCCCTGCCCG GTGGGTACGGgacgctggaggagctgctggaggTGATCACCTGGGCGCAGCTAGGGATCCATCACAAGCCGGTCGGCCTGCTGAACGTGGAGGGGTACTACGACTCGCTGCTGACCTTCATCGACCAGGCCGTGGAGGAAGGCTTCGtcagccccgccgcccgccgcatcATCGTCTCCGCCCCCACCGCCCACCAGCTCATGGAGAAACTCGAG GAGTACGTTCCTTACTACGAAATGGTCGCGTCCGGGCTGGACTGGGAGGCGGATCGCCTAGACTTCTGA